Proteins co-encoded in one Arthrobacter alpinus genomic window:
- a CDS encoding DUF4190 domain-containing protein, with amino-acid sequence MSNQPDKPQPYVPPGYNSPPVPPYVEPVAPAAAPAQEQYSQPQYTQEPYAQPVQQEQYGQPQYAQPQYQQPPQFTAPTYYQGGPGYPAEMGPKGLSMASMVVGIVSLVLLGFFIIPQIVGIILGHMGLKRENPQGRGFAIAGLVMNYLALVIYGTIVGIWIALLLTLGTSSSYSS; translated from the coding sequence CGGACAAACCGCAGCCATATGTGCCGCCAGGCTATAACTCACCGCCGGTTCCGCCCTACGTGGAGCCCGTAGCGCCTGCTGCCGCACCTGCGCAGGAACAATACAGCCAACCGCAATACACGCAGGAGCCGTACGCTCAACCTGTTCAGCAGGAACAGTACGGCCAGCCGCAGTATGCACAGCCGCAGTACCAACAACCGCCGCAGTTCACCGCTCCCACCTACTATCAGGGTGGCCCCGGGTATCCCGCAGAAATGGGCCCTAAGGGTCTGAGTATGGCCAGCATGGTTGTCGGCATAGTCTCGCTGGTCCTGCTTGGATTCTTCATTATCCCGCAAATTGTAGGCATCATCTTGGGGCACATGGGCCTCAAACGGGAAAATCCGCAAGGCCGTGGTTTCGCCATTGCGGGCCTGGTGATGAACTACTTGGCCTTGGTTATTTACGGCACGATCGTGGGAATCTGGATTGCCTTGCTGTTGACGCTGGGAACGTCCTCGTCCTACTCTTCTTAG